The Aedes albopictus strain Foshan chromosome 2, AalbF5, whole genome shotgun sequence region GGAAGACCTGTAGAGTATGAAAAGCACGAGACTTTCGATTACTTTTTGAATTGAAGCTTGGTTATCATGAAGGCTCTGAATTACCTCAATCATTTCGCGCACTTGTTCGGGCATCTCGCTGGCGTTTGTTTCAAGATCATCGGCAGTAGATTCTTCGCCATCCTTCGTTGCATTCTTGTTCACCTTCAAATCATGCATAACTGTTCCATTGACTACCGAAACCTCATCTTCGTCGTCATCCATATCTCTGCCAGTTAGCGGCTCAGCTGTTCCATCAAAATCTGTTCCATTCTCTGGTACGGATCTCCTTCGCCGTCCGAAAGATGGTTCCGATCGTCCACTGGGTCCTGGACAGTAAGCCTGAAAAGACATATAGTTATAACGCAAGGCTCCAAACTGATGATCTAGATCCTTACCGGTTGACAACCTCCTCGGCAAGTTCGGACCGTTGCTTCGAATACCAGAAAGTTGGACTCTGGAATCTTGAATGCATTGAATCGCGCTTCCAAAGCATCGTTATCTCTGGAACGTCCCAACTCTGGGAATACCAAATTATCCACTGGACAGCTGTAAGAAGGAGAATTGTGATCCTCTAGTTCTGAAGAATAGAAGTCCTTTTCAACTCACCCATAGTTATCGATCAGTTGCACACTTCTTCCAGAGTAAGGATCTCGCGCCACCACGTTCGTTGCAAAGATGTCCGTTGCATGGCTGTAACCATCCTGCGACTCCAATCGGAATGTCAACGGATCACCAACGGCAATCGTAGTCGTAGGGCGTCCCTGATACAGAATCATAAGCCGCACTTTGTTGCTCATCGAGTTTTCAGCCGGTAGATATTCGATCGGAATCGGACTGCCTGACCTGTCAATTTCATTGAAACTACGTTTCAGACCGAGGAAATCGTACGTCCTTTGTCTTATTTGATCTTGTATCACTAGCGATTGGGATGTACCACGAAAGTGATACAAGATTAAATAGTCAAAGGTTGGTGGGATGATGGGTTAGTAGCTAAGCTACTATTTCTATTGTCAGTTATCTAATTGATTTCCATGCATCGAGTATGCTAAAGGCATGCAGTGAAGTATGGTTTAAGGGTTTCGCTTTATCTTACCCTGCTCCTATATAACCAGAGGTAACAACGGCTTCTCCTGGTCCTCGGAACATACAAGTTAGGTTGAATCGCTTGTCTCTACCAGTCTGGACATTATCAGAGAATTGCACAACGATGATATTGGTCATCGTGTCTCCGTACTGGAAGAAAAAAGAAGACAAAGGGTTTAGCTTTCGTTCCTGTCCGATATTTAGATGAAAACTTACCCTTTGCGTACCACACTCTGGGTATCCTCCGGGTCCGCTGATTCGAAGAACATTTACCGTCCCTCCATTACCTCGGAAGAAACAACGGTCATAGAATCCGTATGCATAAATCCTTCCAACAAATCCTTCTGGCGTTTTCAAGGTAAATTCCATGCCGTCTTCGTTGCACAATTGCCCAACTACAACAAATCTCGATTAAAGAAAGCTCAATATTAAATAAACACCTTCAACTAACCATCCAAACATTCATCTCCTTGACCCCGCCCCGACGATCTCTCGTAGTAATCCGAGTTGTCAGATTCGAACATTTGGCTGCTGGATATGTCTAGATCCCGTGAATCTCTGTCGCTCAACTCGCAGTTGCCTTCCGTCTCATAGGGCGCCGATTCTCTGTAGTTGAAACTGCGGCACATGAAGTCCCTCGCCGCGACGCACTCTTGTTGACAAACTCCCAACGACGGTGCATTGATAACCCGCCGTATGAACTGCTTGCGCATCTTGCGCTTGGACGCCATCTGCTTGAAGCTGTCGTAGCCATCGCACCGCGTTTCGTACGGCCGCTGAGGCCCGAAACCGCCGAAGCCGTCACCTCCGCCCAGGGTATTGTCGTATCCGGAACTGGATGGTCCATAGGGAATTTCAAACGGATAACCGCCTCCGTCGGGCATACCCGGTCGGCGATAACCGCGGTCCCGATCTGGGAAGGCCGGAAGTGGCATCGGCGGTGGGATTCGCCCCACTCCCGTGGGTGGATAGTACGGCCCGTAGCCACGGTTATCGCCGTATCCACGTTCGTATGGATCGTAAGCTACAGAATTATAAGTTCATCAATATTTTGGAACAAtttgacaatgatttttcataagcgcctaactgacttgatcgatttctcttccacgactctctctttcgctaataacttgatcaaaacaaacaaaatcattattctttttgtttctatagcaagatgtagtcgaaTTCTTcgtattttatcaaaaaaaatctttggaaaactcaatatacattctgtaataacacaaagagaggatcgataaaGAGAAtccgaaaatgtcagttaggccctaatgaaaaatcattgtcgaattgttATTGTTGGATGTCTAGAACACTTGAAATACAGCAAATCTTCCATCTTATTTGTATTACATCTAAGATCCATATATTCTACTAGGGTTAATAATTAGGATCACCAAATCGTCATTGCGAAGCATGCCAGTATAGCAACTGGTAGTCGTTACGGTGGACTGTACTGGCAGGAGTATTGATATAGGTTTCCATGAATCCAGCACCACTGGCATCGCCATATAGGCTGCCATGACTAGAAGGCGGATGAACGGATTAACAAGCAGCAGCTGGGAACCGGCATGGCAGCTTGATGGCTCAAATTACTGTGCGAGTGCTGCTAAAAAGGGAAAGCAGTCAAGACTACCACGATGAAGACTACCACGCCCAGCGGGTACGTGATGCACCCTTTAAATGAATTTGGTCGCTTTGCCGTCCCGTCCCTGCAAAAGAATAAGTTGGAGGCTGCCAAGATAATCCAGGAAAATGTTCGGCCGTAAGCCTCAGGTCATTTGGTCGGACGAAGGTGGGGAGTTCACCAATAGCGAGTTGCGGAATTTCCTCAGAGCCGAGGATATTATATTGCAGTTTAACGCCTCCTACTTACTCCAAAACGGTCGCTCACCGAAATCGTTACCTGCATGCTGCTACATGTGGATATGGATAAACTCTAAGGGCACTATTCAGTGGGTTCCGGAAACCGGAAGTGGCACATCTGTTCGTTTTCGCAAGTGAAACCTGCGTCCTTGTACCTTAAGTTAAGCAAAGTACGAAAGCTGATTCATGTCGACCGAGCACGAAGGGTACTGGTTCGTTGACGCAGAAACCTGCGTGGTCACACGAAATGCTAAGTTCGTAAAGCTTGGCAACTGGACGTCATCTGTGGGGGTTCCTGACATGACGAATGACCAACATGATCCGGTGAGAACAACTCTGGAGAACAACTGGACAAGAATAGTAACTTCATTGAATTCGACAAAGAAGCTTTCTCGGACCCGGCATATGAGGAATTCTACGATGCTGAGTAAGAACGCAACATGGCCTCCGGCGTTTGCTAAGAAGAAATTGCGACAATCTGCCACGGTACCTGGACGACTGTTTATTGGAAGAAGTTGTCGAATTTGTAGCCAGTGCTAACGAAGAACTGAACAACTATAGAGCTGCCAAGAAGGATTCGAAGTGGCATAGCGCGATGATGGACGAGTTAGAGTCTCACTTCTTCAAGATGGCAACCTCTATGACGTGCTTGACGAAgagatgttcataatgcaaccactCGGGTTCGACGTACTAGGCAAGGAGGAGCTCGTCTGTAAGGGAATCAGAACAAATCCTATCGTTCCTGTTGCTTTATGTCAATGATTTCCTCATCGTAGCAACGAAAGCGAAGATGGAGGAGATCAACAAAGGCTTGCAGAAAGAGTTAGAGCTGACATCCTTAAGTAATGTTTACCACTGGCTCAGGATGTAAATCACGCGGGATACGGGAGTGATCAAGGTCTGCCAACGGAGTTATATTAATATACTACTATTGTGAAGCGCGGGATGAATTGGGCGAACACGTCCAAGTCTCCAATGGATCCGATATATCTAGAAGCAGTCGGCGATGAAGAAGTCTTCGATCAAGTACCGCAGTCTGGCCGGACGCCTACTCTACATCTTCGTATTGACTCGATCCGATATCACCGCCTGTACAGCAACCTGCCTTACTGCCTTTGGAGCAGTCTAGCGCTCTGTGACAGTATGACTGGATTGCTGCGAAACACTTGCTGTTTtacttaaccttcctaatgcattacGTTGGGAACAGGTTGCTGATCTAGTGCGCATgcccctaatgcacaaggagggttaaaatGGTCAAGGACTAGTGTTTGCGACTTGGAGGTGATGCAAGTCAACCGCTGATTGGACATTCGAATGCCGATTAGGCAGGCGCAGGAGGAACGTGGCGGGGTTCGTACTTTCGTTCAGAGTTCGCTTGGGTTATTTTAAGAAGTTTTAAGAAGATGTCAAAATGCCCAGTTTTTTAAGGTTAAAGAACCTATAAATGTGTCTTTCACTTCCGACTGTGGCTTAAATAATAAGATAAGATAAGAGTGAGCAAGATCGTTTGAGTGCGTATTACTTATGTTGCAAAAGTGACAATGTTCGTCAAACTTTGGAACGAAGTATTTGATTAGACATCCCACCTGGTTATATTTTTTTCCCTTCGGCATCTTTGATGGAAGCATTACTGTATATCAAGTTTCCAAAGTGTTACACAGGACACTGATGGAATAAAATGGCAACACAAAACATGTAACATAACATGAGTTATCATAAGGAATGAAACAATTGATTACCATTGTTGTATTTGTGCGGAAGCAGTGGTATCTGATGTTGTGATGTCGGGTAGCGACCCTGTGCCGGGATCGGTTCCATGGGGTATCGCGAATCGGGTGCTGGGTAACGGTTATTATCGATTGGTCGCAAAGGAGGTGGGTAACGGTCAGTGGTGTATCCACGATCCGGAGGTGTTCTGGGAGGTGGTGGATAACCTGCCTGATAGTTGGGATACATTTGTGGCATGTACGGAGGAGGGTAGTGGGTTCCTGTCGGTGCCAGGGGGTATCGGTTTTCTGGTCGCATTGGTGGATACCTTGAGTCGGGAGTTGGTGGTGGATATCGAGAGTCTGTGGGATATCGAGAATCGGGCGGGTAACGTGGATCCTTGGGATACCTATTGTCAACTGGGTATCTGGAGTCGGGAGGATATCGTGAATCGGTTGGGTAGCGAGTATCGGGTGTTGGAGGGAATCTTGGGTCTGTGGGATATCTTGAGTCCGGTGGAGGATAACGCATGGGAGGGATACCAGGGTAGAGGTCGGGTTCACGATCCGGATACCGATCTGTTGGTCCGTAGCGATCCCCTGGAAACCGATTGTCGTATACCGGTGGATATCTTCCATCGTAATCCGGTGGATAACGATCTGTTCCCGGGCCCATTGGATAACGATCCGTTGGTCCAGGATATCTGTCAGTTGATGGATAACCACCTGGAAAGGTTTTACTGGTAAGTGTGACGAATGCAAGGTGCTCAACATGATCAGCACGTATTTTGGTGCTTTTTTGGTTTTGCAAAGGTGTATTTGTGTAAAACGATTACTTCACATATATGATTTATGTTAAAACTTCTTTACATGTACATCCATATTGAAAACGTGAAACACACTTACCACCATAATCTGGCCTCATTCCAGGAGGATAGCGTTCTCCTGGTGGAAACCGACCAGGAACTCTATCGTCTGGTATTCGATCACGATCACGGTCTGAAAATATGTGTTTTAGTTCAGCGTTATGGTCAAGTATTAGTCGACATCTGATTTTACCTCCATAAGGTGGCCTCCAGTCAGTCGGGTCCGGTCTGCCATTGGACGAATCGGAATCTCCGCCCACTAAATGTGCTTTAAATAGTTTAATAAAAATATACCACATTTAGAGACTACGCAATCTACATGATACTTACGCATTAGATTTTCATAGTAATCATAGTCTGCATCGTAGATGATGCGCATTCCATCCCGTTGGTTGTATCGACTGAGACGGCAGGTTCGAAAGCGGTCGCTATAGACCGCTGAACGGCACTGGAAGCTAGTCTGCCGGAGACACTCGTCCAGACACTCACTCAACGACCTTCccgtaatttctgaatgaaactctCCACCTAGTCTAGAGTTACGATACCTCTGAAAGGCGGTATCTGGACGTCTGCCGCTAGCGAACAAGTGTGATGTAACGGAATTTTCCGGATAATCGGATCCGCGTTCTAGGTTACGACAATAACAAGGTAGTGCATTACAAAACAGAGCACGGCAAGTTCCGCTCCCCGAACCCCCCGGAGTGTTTCTCACAACTCTCAACAACACTTGTGCAATGGGATGAGTTAAACAACACAATCAACGGGTTAAGAATCGTCAGAAGAGGTGGAGATTCCATAAAGGAAGGGGTCTAACACAGTGCGCAAGTCAGGAGGGAGTGAGTCTCTAGATCAAACACGAGTACCTCGGCTCCCTTGGCTCTCGGACCCGTCTCAGGATACCAACGGACATGGTTCTAGAGAAAATCTTCGTTAAggcaaaaagcaaattttgtctaGCGTGCTGGTAGCGATCACTTAACCGTAAAGTTAGCGTGCGAAATTGCTTgatactacttgtgcgaaaaaccgaacaaatgaattcttggatgaatgaaGTTCTTCTGACGACCCGGGGGGTTCATTGAATGAAAGGGGAGTGACAATTACGGATGCATTGAACTGAAAGCAAAAGCGTGTTTCTTGTTAGATACTTACGATTATCCAGGCACACCAAGTCGTAGAAATGATGAGTGGGACTAGAGCTGATACTGAGATCATCTTTCTGCGATACAGAATCCTCCTCCGAGAGGATGCACTGCTTCGTTTGATCGTCGAATTCGATCGAGCGGCAGAAATACCTGGGCGAAAATTGATGGATCAAATAACAGTCAAACGCTTTCGCTCGCCCGTGGGCCACTTACTTTTCAGCCCTCAGACAAAGTGATTGGCACTCTTCCAGAGTCATGTTGTTGAAGATCTCTACTTCGAAGGGACCACCCAGACGCTTGTTCTCTTCCTTCACGTATACCACCAATCCATCACAGCGCCGTTCCGCATTCAAACAGGTGTTTTCCAAATAATCCGAGTTCGGATCATCTTCCAGCAGTTCCGGATGGGTACGCCGGGTGAACCGACTCATGGAACAGCTCCTCAGAGTGGAGTCGTAATTGGCCGATCGGCAAACGAAGGAAAACTCGTTGAGGCACTTGTCTTCGCAATCCGAGCGATTGGCGGCAGTCACTTCCTTGATGTCGGATACTGGCAGTTTTAGTTTCTTCCTTGGGTGTCTTTCGAACACATATCGCCGGCTTGGACATTCACGGTCCGGTCGACTAGCTGTAAGATAGAATGATTGTCAGACATTTTGGTTCACCAGGGAAGTGTACGCATTCACTTACAAGACAGACACACTTCGGTAAAGTGAACGCTGTTCGGCACGAGCATGAGATTTCCTATACCCTCTGGGGCGGCTTGCTCCCGCGTAAGGTAGCAAGTAGATTCTTCATATTCGGCGCTGCCACTAAACGAGGCTATCCTGCTTCCGGGCTGGAAGTCGAAGCTCGTACAAGCGCGCCCTAAGTTGTTGGACGCCGTGCGGTCCCGCAGACACAAGTCCTGACACTTCTCTAGAACTCGGAACGGTGGGGCTGAATCTCGGACCACGTCGTCGTCGAAGCCTTGCAACTGTTGATTTGGCAGTCTTTCATATAGTACCCGACCCTGACCATTGTTGCAGGTGGTTTGACCTAATACTAACACTAATCTAGCTAACAGTACTATAACGGCGATGTCGGACACCCCCGGAAGTAGCTTTTGTCTCTTACGCATTATGATTTCTTTTCTTATCTTGACCCTCTTTTACGTATTCTTGGCTCTGGACTTGATAATAACCTCATGCTCCCATCTATTGATGGGCGGTTTTTATCGCTTTTGATCGTTTGTTAGCCAAAGTTCAAATAGTTCATCACGGTTTTCGACCATCTCAGCATCTCATGGAATCTCTGCGTGAGCAACCTGGAAATGAAAAGAGACGAGTATGGAAGACGAATTAATAAATCGTCGATTGTAAATTAGTGTGGCTTCTGATAGGCTTATTCGTTTGCAGTCGAGTAGGTACAAACTCtaccccagcagcagcagcagcagtttttTCGGGCATCGCGTGGTGATTTAACAACTGACTGACTGTGGCGTAACGTGATGAAAAGCTATTACCATGATTGATCATTGGATCGGAGGCACTGCAAGGGAAGTTATTATTGTCGTTATTGCAGGCCATCGGTGTGAACAGTATGAGCGTGTGGCACACCGCAGGCCACTGATCAGCATTCATGTGTGACGAAACGACTGAATATGGGGGAAGAATTGGGTCGAAACGAACTGCTTTTTTTGGTTCTTTGAAGTTAATTGTTGACAGTATTGAGTGCATTCATGGTGTGAAAATTAGCAtgcccatattttttttttaagttttgttcaaactcGAGAGTTGATTGTTTTGCTATATTGGTCACATTtccaaatctggagctcgatttgaataggttgtatgtgcttttgtcgattaaaaattcaatcagttggattcgcttattacagcgaaaaccgttgaaattgaacaaaatttatacatacagcagaatcctcacaaaacaggctttctgttccatcattaaaagtttgcaaaatatctgccatattgctacaatgactaaaataaactgatcgaattttatatcgaccaaagcacatacgacctattcaaatcgagctccagaaataatcCTAGATATTGAAAAATGTTTGACCCTTCAAGTTATATTATATACTATGAGATAAAATTAATGTCATTCTTAGTTAAGTGTTCCTTGAGTACTAACTTAAAACATCCTTTTCCAATTGTCCATTTTTGCGCTAGTGTTTCGAGAGGGGAGGCATCACAACTAAGAAAGACGAGAAAATTACTATTATTACGTAAAGATTCTGGACCATTTTCGGAATTTAATCCAGATGTCCTTAGCATGATCTTGCTAAATAATTACACTATTCAGGTAACTGTGTGTGCTAACAGGTGAACTGTTAGGGTCAATATTTAGACAAAATGAATCTGCTGTTTTAAATACTTGTAAGCCTGTGTTAGGGTGTTAGGTTTGTAAGTAAAAATATTTcaggggtgatagaggaccataattggtgaaaaaacagaattctacgcatatggtaaaatctgtaggggagactgaggagacttgatccctgaggagacttgttccccccatatttgctcggaatcaaaaacatttttttctagcataatttttccaaaacttctcctggacaaacgactatgttttggctgcaagtgatttcgattgtacattgcattgttttttaacggctgatggtttgttttcagtccttcagaaatcttttaggcgattccgaaaaatctcaataactttgtgaaaattaaaccaaatcgtgtcaaaatttcacagcacatagtttaaatagaataatttcaaatttatttatccaaatatagctgttgttaacatattttaattaattcagcttagtaaacacaacagtgacatggggagacttgatcccttgggggttacacacacattatacatgtgaaaaataaaattctattcggaagcctctatttacttggaattctagtctattcaacgataaaatgtgtcagataattataactttagtacaaaccaagaaaagggggatcaagtctccccatttagaaaatacggcatatccttgaaaatttaaggaaatcttacaatttcaaacactccaaatacatcgaaaatacaagaaaactcgaaaagaaaatgaataggaagactctggaattattttccctttaaataaaccatgtgctcaaaggtgGATCAAGTGTcactcatttttgaaaaatacatcataagacatgcctccataaaaacacagttttgaaaactttaacaataatttaaaggccttctgttgtgtattaacttgcaacagatgtttacctgccattttgtacggaaattggatctagttttgtgtttttttcttaaagatgcaggcaaattttgaaaaaggggtcatgtctccccagtctcccctaccgataagaaataactgattttttcatgttttgtcaatgcttgcctcaaactggtcataatttgaaaatggtcaaacataGCGCAGTTTTCAAGGCTCATTTGAAAGATAATTGAAATTTCTATCAAATAACATCCATTTGCTTAaatgaattatgtattttactagaGCGAAAACGCTCAAAAGTAGTGCCTTCCAATGTGTTTTTattaatttcctttaaaaaatgtgTGATGTGTATTCGGTTTAGTCGCGCGCGACGTCATCGGTCTGTTTATATATCGTCGGAAAGATCAAAATCGCCTGGATCgatatttattggtgagctcgttccatattgttTCAACATGAAACAAGCAATATTTTCCATGCATTTATTCAACTGATATtggaaagttcgtcacgtcatgtggtGGGTGGCCCAAGTCACTTTGACTCCAATCGCCTAATTTATTCATAacatttctcttgaatttcttgttaaattcaacatttcaatattacctCAACAGCAGCCCTTTTCGACAGACGTCTTTAGGTTTCGACTATACCGAATCTGATACTGTAATATAAAgtaaaattaaatataaaatgtGTTATGTTTTAGTCGCAATGAAAATAAGCGATTTAATTTTAATATAAGTTGCATGACTCACATCATGTTCCTTTACTTCCCCGCTTTAACAAAAACTCCATTGCATGACACAAACTcgtatattttgctctataaCTTGAAGTACTACAGGTTCTAAAGTGTgatgtgctggagcaaatctgagcccgaattAAGATttagcgacccaaaatctgtcaaagaCGCATATATGtgcttcttagaaaaaaaaagtttcgatGTGTAATTTTTGTCTGTGTGTAATTGATATTTTAGTCATAGAAAACGATATACTACAATTACGATATTCGAAGAACAATTacaatattgggtttctcatcaatTTTAAGACAACTGTAACAATTTGAGAATCCACAGAATCATTAATTTCTAGCGACATTtctcactaatcaaacttattttgtttacctgctgAGCATCTTACACCTCTTTCATGAACTCAATCGAACTTGTGCTGCgatattcgactgtgataatattgaatttgggccgagtctaaataggtgcaaatgtcgcaatatcttAAGTACATTGACAAATTTAACAAATTTTTGTATAAACAATAAGCGCAATAAACGCaataaactttgtagaagacacaaCCTGTGCTAAGTTTGAATCAAAACAGTTATTCGAAAAAACAACGTTTTTTTAAGCCACCCAACCATAATTTTTAGAAGTTGCTCTAGTG contains the following coding sequences:
- the LOC109408167 gene encoding uncharacterized protein LOC109408167 isoform X4: MRKRQKLLPGVSDIAVIVLLARLVLVLGQTTCNNGQGRVLYERLPNQQLQGFDDDVVRDSAPPFRVLEKCQDLCLRDRTASNNLGRACTSFDFQPGSRIASFSGSAEYEESTCYLTREQAAPEGIGNLMLVPNSVHFTEVCLSSSRPDRECPSRRYVFERHPRKKLKLPVSDIKEVTAANRSDCEDKCLNEFSFVCRSANYDSTLRSCSMSRFTRRTHPELLEDDPNSDYLENTCLNAERRCDGLVVYVKEENKRLGGPFEVEIFNNMTLEECQSLCLRAEKYFCRSIEFDDQTKQCILSEEDSVSQKDDLSISSSPTHHFYDLVCLDNQRGSDYPENSVTSHLFASGRRPDTAFQRYRNSRLGGEFHSEITGRSLSECLDECLRQTSFQCRSAVYSDRFRTCRLSRYNQRDGMRIIYDADYDYYENLMPHLVGGDSDSSNGRPDPTDWRPPYGDRDRDRIPDDRVPGRFPPGERYPPGMRPDYGGGYPSTDRYPGPTDRYPMGPGTDRYPPDYDGRYPPVYDNRFPGDRYGPTDRYPDREPDLYPGIPPMRYPPPDSRYPTDPRFPPTPDTRYPTDSRYPPDSRYPVDNRYPKDPRYPPDSRYPTDSRYPPPTPDSRYPPMRPENRYPLAPTGTHYPPPYMPQMYPNYQAGYPPPPRTPPDRGYTTDRYPPPLRPIDNNRYPAPDSRYPMEPIPAQGRYPTSQHQIPLLPHKYNNAYDPYERGYGDNRGYGPYYPPTGVGRIPPPMPLPAFPDRDRGYRRPGMPDGGGYPFEIPYGPSSSGYDNTLGGGDGFGGFGPQRPYETRCDGYDSFKQMASKRKMRKQFIRRVINAPSLGVCQQECVAARDFMCRSFNYRESAPYETEGNCELSDRDSRDLDISSSQMFESDNSDYYERSSGRGQGDECLDVGQLCNEDGMEFTLKTPEGFVGRIYAYGFYDRCFFRGNGGTVNVLRISGPGGYPECGTQRYGDTMTNIIVVQFSDNVQTGRDKRFNLTCMFRGPGEAVVTSGYIGAGFNEIDRSGSPIPIEYLPAENSMSNKVRLMILYQGRPTTTIAVGDPLTFRLESQDGYSHATDIFATNVVARDPYSGRSVQLIDNYGCPVDNLVFPELGRSRDNDALEARFNAFKIPESNFLVFEATVRTCRGGCQPAYCPGPSGRSEPSFGRRRRSVPENGTDFDGTAEPLTGRDMDDDEDEVSVVNGTVMHDLKVNKNATKDGEESTADDLETNASEMPEQVREMIEVFQSREEMQQDTVARKMVAPQEAVCLTHSEYYGLLSALILLMILLVSITFASGLAYRRYWKVFMKNRALDRTSPVNSFTPSALHNVSGSQFHASGRGTSSSRGDGNIRSPGLSLFGNGLQKTFATGNLSRMCQIPVMNPISRNNGNKSEFDDPSEPIYTDPSLFERSRSLRSIAVDQTDANNV
- the LOC109408167 gene encoding uncharacterized protein LOC109408167 isoform X8 is translated as MRKRQKLLPGVSDIAVIVLLARLVLVLGQTTCNNGQGRVLYERLPNQQLQGFDDDVVRDSAPPFRVLEKCQDLCLRDRTASNNLGRACTSFDFQPGSRIASFSGSAEYEESTCYLTREQAAPEGIGNLMLVPNSVHFTEVCLSSSRPDRECPSRRYVFERHPRKKLKLPVSDIKEVTAANRSDCEDKCLNEFSFVCRSANYDSTLRSCSMSRFTRRTHPELLEDDPNSDYLENTCLNAERRCDGLVVYVKEENKRLGGPFEVEIFNNMTLEECQSLCLRAEKYFCRSIEFDDQTKQCILSEEDSVSQKDDLSISSSPTHHFYDLVCLDNPHLVGGDSDSSNGRPDPTDWRPPYGDRDRDRIPDDRVPGRFPPGERYPPGMRPDYGGGYPSTDRYPGPTDRYPMGPGTDRYPPDYDGRYPPVYDNRFPGDRYGPTDRYPDREPDLYPGIPPMRYPPPDSRYPTDPRFPPTPDTRYPTDSRYPPDSRYPVDNRYPKDPRYPPDSRYPTDSRYPPPTPDSRYPPMRPENRYPLAPTGTHYPPPYMPQMYPNYQAGYPPPPRTPPDRGYTTDRYPPPLRPIDNNRYPAPDSRYPMEPIPAQGRYPTSQHQIPLLPHKYNNAYDPYERGYGDNRGYGPYYPPTGVGRIPPPMPLPAFPDRDRGYRRPGMPDGGGYPFEIPYGPSSSGYDNTLGGGDGFGGFGPQRPYETRCDGYDSFKQMASKRKMRKQFIRRVINAPSLGVCQQECVAARDFMCRSFNYRESAPYETEGNCELSDRDSRDLDISSSQMFESDNSDYYERSSGRGQGDECLDVGQLCNEDGMEFTLKTPEGFVGRIYAYGFYDRCFFRGNGGTVNVLRISGPGGYPECGTQRYGDTMTNIIVVQFSDNVQTGRDKRFNLTCMFRGPGEAVVTSGYIGAGFNEIDRSGSPIPIEYLPAENSMSNKVRLMILYQGRPTTTIAVGDPLTFRLESQDGYSHATDIFATNVVARDPYSGRSVQLIDNYGCPVDNLVFPELGRSRDNDALEARFNAFKIPESNFLVFEATVRTCRGGCQPAYCPGPSGRSEPSFGRRRRSVPENGTDFDGTAEPLTGRDMDDDEDEVSVVNGTVMHDLKVNKNATKDGEESTADDLETNASEMPEQVREMIESRAFHTLQVFQSREEMQQDTVARKMVAPQEAVCLTHSEYYGLLSALILLMILLVSITFASGLAYRRYWKVFMKNRALDRTSPVNSFTPSALHNVSGSQFHASGRGTSSSRGDGNIRSPGLSLFGNGLQKTFATGNLSRMCQIPVMNPISRNNGNKSEFDDPSEPIYTDPSLFERSRSLRSIAVDQTDANNV
- the LOC109408167 gene encoding uncharacterized protein LOC109408167 isoform X6; this translates as MRKRQKLLPGVSDIAVIVLLARLVLVLGQTTCNNGQGRVLYERLPNQQLQGFDDDVVRDSAPPFRVLEKCQDLCLRDRTASNNLGRACTSFDFQPGSRIASFSGSAEYEESTCYLTREQAAPEGIGNLMLVPNSVHFTEVCLSSSRPDRECPSRRYVFERHPRKKLKLPVSDIKEVTAANRSDCEDKCLNEFSFVCRSANYDSTLRSCSMSRFTRRTHPELLEDDPNSDYLENTCLNAERRCDGLVVYVKEENKRLGGPFEVEIFNNMTLEECQSLCLRAEKYFCRSIEFDDQTKQCILSEEDSVSQKDDLSISSSPTHHFYDLVCLDNQRGSDYPENSVTSHLFASGRRPDTAFQRYRNSRLGGEFHSEITGRSLSECLDECLRQTSFQCRSAVYSDRFRTCRLSRYNQRDGMRIIYDADYDYYENLMPHLVGGDSDSSNGRPDPTDWRPPYGDRDRDRIPDDRVPGRFPPGERYPPGMRPDYGGGYPSTDRYPGPTDRYPMGPGTDRYPPDYDGRYPPVYDNRFPGDRYGPTDRYPDREPDLYPGIPPMRYPPPDSRYPTDPRFPPTPDTRYPTDSRYPPDSRYPVDNRYPKDPRYPPDSRYPTDSRYPPPTPDSRYPPMRPENRYPLAPTGTHYPPPYMPQMYPNYQAGYPPPPRTPPDRGYTTDRYPPPLRPIDNNRYPAPDSRYPMEPIPAQGRYPTSQHQIPLLPHKYNNAYDPYERGYGDNRGYGPYYPPTGVGRIPPPMPLPAFPDRDRGYRRPGMPDGGGYPFEIPYGPSSSGYDNTLGGGDGFGGFGPQRPYETRCDGYDSFKQMASKRKMRKQFIRRVINAPSLGVCQQECVAARDFMCRSFNYRESAPYETEGNCELSDRDSRDLDISSSQMFESDNSDYYERSSGRGQGDECLDVGQLCNEDGMEFTLKTPEGFVGRIYAYGFYDRCFFRGNGGTVNVLRISGPGGYPECGTQRYGDTMTNIIVVQFSDNVQTGRDKRFNLTCMFRGPGEAVVTSGYIGAGFNEIDRSGSPIPIEYLPAENSMSNKVRLMILYQGRPTTTIAVGDPLTFRLESQDGYSHATDIFATNVVARDPYSGRSVQLIDNYGCPVDNLVFPELGRSRDNDALEARFNAFKIPESNFLVFEATVRTCRGGCQPAYCPGPSGRSEPSFGRRRRSVPENGTDFDGTAEPLTGRDMDDDEDEVSVVNGTVMHDLKVNKNATKDGEESTADDLETNASEMPEQVREMIESRAFHTLQVFQSREEMQQDTVARKMVAPQEAVCLTHSEYYGLLSALILLMILLVSITFASGLAYRRYWKVFMKNRALDRTSPVNSFTPSALHNVSGSQFHASGRGTSSSRGDGNIRSPGLSLFGNGLQKTFATGNLSRMCQIPVMNPISRNNGNKSEFDDPSEPIYTDPSLFERSRI